From the genome of Mycetocola spongiae, one region includes:
- the secG gene encoding preprotein translocase subunit SecG, translating into MEILQVVLQVLLGITSLLLTFLILLHKGRGGGLSDMFGGGVSSNLGASGVAERNLNRITVILGLVWFASIVALGLITKFQSVI; encoded by the coding sequence GTGGAGATTCTTCAGGTCGTCCTGCAGGTGTTGCTGGGCATTACCAGCCTCCTGCTCACATTCCTCATCCTGCTGCACAAGGGGCGTGGTGGCGGACTCTCCGACATGTTCGGTGGTGGAGTTTCCTCCAACCTCGGCGCGTCCGGTGTGGCCGAGCGCAACCTTAACCGCATCACGGTCATCCTTGGCCTCGTGTGGTTTGCATCAATCGTGGCGCTGGGCTTGATCACCAAGTTCCAGTCCGTCATCTAA
- the tpiA gene encoding triose-phosphate isomerase — MVNTRTALIAGNWKMNLDHLQAIAFVQKLAWALDDAKHDYAAVEVAVFPPFTDLRSVQTLISADKLKVAFGAQDVSAQESGAYTGEISAAFLAKLDAQYVIIGHSERRTLHNETDEVVAAKTAAALKHKLVPVICVGETAEDLEKHGPSAVPVAQLEVALGQVSADSEIVVAYEPVWAIGSGQAATPEQAEQVCAALRSTLREKLGDAIADRTRILYGGSVKSSNIAGFMREPNVDGALVGGASLDVNEFAGIARFPQHVGL; from the coding sequence ATGGTAAACACTCGCACCGCGCTTATTGCCGGTAACTGGAAGATGAACCTGGATCACCTCCAGGCCATCGCGTTTGTACAGAAGCTCGCCTGGGCGCTGGACGATGCCAAGCACGATTACGCCGCCGTGGAGGTCGCCGTATTCCCCCCGTTCACCGATCTGCGCAGCGTACAGACGCTGATCTCGGCCGATAAGCTGAAGGTCGCCTTTGGCGCCCAGGACGTATCGGCTCAGGAGTCCGGTGCCTATACCGGCGAGATCTCGGCCGCATTCCTGGCCAAGCTTGACGCGCAGTATGTCATCATCGGGCACTCCGAGCGACGCACGCTGCATAACGAGACCGACGAGGTGGTGGCGGCCAAGACCGCCGCGGCCCTGAAGCATAAGCTCGTCCCCGTGATCTGCGTGGGCGAGACCGCCGAGGACCTCGAGAAGCACGGCCCGAGCGCCGTGCCCGTGGCACAGCTTGAGGTTGCCCTCGGCCAGGTGTCCGCGGACTCCGAGATCGTGGTGGCCTATGAGCCCGTCTGGGCCATCGGCTCCGGCCAGGCGGCCACGCCCGAGCAGGCCGAGCAGGTCTGCGCCGCGCTGCGGAGCACGCTGCGCGAGAAGCTCGGCGATGCCATCGCCGACCGCACCCGCATCCTCTACGGTGGCTCGGTGAAGTCCAGCAATATCGCCGGCTTCATGCGCGAACCCAATGTGGACGGCGCCCTCGTGGGCGGCGCAAGCCTCGACGTGAACGAGTTCGCGGGCATCGCCCGTTTCCCGCAGCACGTCGGTCTCTAA
- a CDS encoding RNA polymerase-binding protein RbpA codes for MAAGGSAIRGSRVGAGPMGEQDHGYHAERVAVSYWDALGNQTVRYFAANLPDEEIPETIDSPASGLPAGRDKENPPELAKLEPYKTHLAYVKERRTEEEAAGLLEDALQQLRERRGTATAKK; via the coding sequence ATGGCTGCCGGAGGTAGTGCAATTCGGGGATCCCGCGTCGGTGCGGGTCCCATGGGCGAGCAGGATCACGGCTATCACGCCGAGCGCGTGGCGGTGTCGTACTGGGATGCCCTGGGCAATCAGACGGTTCGTTATTTCGCGGCAAATCTGCCCGATGAGGAAATCCCCGAGACCATCGATAGCCCCGCAAGTGGGCTGCCCGCCGGTCGCGATAAGGAAAACCCGCCGGAGCTGGCGAAGCTTGAGCCGTATAAAACCCACCTCGCGTACGTGAAGGAGCGTCGCACCGAGGAGGAGGCAGCCGGCCTGCTGGAGGACGCCCTGCAGCAGCTGCGCGAGCGTCGCGGAACGGCCACGGCCAAGAAATAA
- the gap gene encoding type I glyceraldehyde-3-phosphate dehydrogenase, which yields MTVKIGINGFGRIGRNYFRAALAKGSDIEIVAVNDLTDNKTLAHLLKYDSITGRLDAEVSFTDDAIVVDGTEIKSFAERDPANIPWGELGVDIVIESTGFFTKADLARKHIEAGAKKVLISAPASGEDATFVMGVNDHLYDPENHHIISNASCTTNCLAPLAKVFNDNFGIERGLMTTIHAYTADQNLQDGPHSDLRRARAAGVNIVPTSTGAAKAIGVVMPELKGKLDGFALRVPVPTGSITDLTVEASREVTVEEIKAAYKAAAESGPLKGILKYTEDEIVSSDIVTDPHSSIFDAGLIRVHGNQVKLSSWYDNEWGYSNRLVDLTVLVGSKL from the coding sequence TTGACCGTCAAAATCGGTATTAACGGCTTTGGCCGTATCGGCCGTAACTACTTCCGTGCCGCCCTCGCCAAGGGCAGCGACATTGAGATCGTCGCCGTCAACGACCTGACCGACAATAAGACTCTCGCCCACCTCCTCAAGTACGACTCCATCACCGGTCGTCTTGACGCCGAGGTTTCGTTCACCGATGACGCCATCGTGGTGGACGGTACCGAGATCAAGTCCTTCGCCGAGCGCGACCCCGCCAACATCCCCTGGGGCGAGCTCGGAGTGGACATCGTCATCGAGTCCACCGGCTTCTTCACCAAGGCCGACCTGGCCCGCAAGCACATCGAGGCCGGCGCCAAGAAGGTCCTCATCTCCGCTCCCGCGAGCGGCGAGGACGCCACGTTTGTCATGGGTGTTAACGACCACCTGTACGACCCCGAGAACCACCACATCATCTCGAACGCCTCGTGCACCACGAACTGCCTCGCGCCCCTGGCCAAGGTATTCAACGATAACTTCGGCATCGAGCGTGGCCTGATGACCACCATCCACGCCTATACCGCAGACCAGAACCTGCAGGACGGCCCGCACAGCGACCTGCGCCGCGCCCGCGCCGCCGGCGTAAACATCGTGCCGACCTCCACCGGTGCCGCCAAGGCCATCGGCGTGGTTATGCCCGAGCTCAAGGGCAAGCTGGACGGCTTCGCCCTGCGCGTGCCGGTACCCACCGGTTCGATCACCGACCTCACCGTGGAGGCCTCGCGCGAGGTCACCGTCGAGGAGATCAAGGCCGCCTATAAGGCTGCCGCCGAGTCCGGCCCGCTGAAGGGTATCCTGAAGTACACCGAGGACGAGATCGTATCCAGCGATATCGTCACCGACCCGCACTCCTCGATCTTCGATGCCGGCCTCATCCGCGTGCACGGTAACCAGGTGAAGCTGTCGTCCTGGTACGACAACGAGTGGGGCTACTCCAACCGCCTCGTGGACCTCACCGTCCTCGTCGGTTCCAAGCTCTAA
- a CDS encoding superoxide dismutase has product MAIYTLPDLGYDYGALEPAISGRIMELHHSKHHQAYVTGANTALEQLAEARDAGNLANVNKLQKDLAFNLGGHINHSIFWTNMSAEGGDKPTGELAAAIDNFFGSFEKFQAHFTAAALGVQGSGWSVLAWDAVGQQLIVQQFFDQQSNFPAGIIPVLMLDVWEHAYYLDYQNVRADYVKAFWNIVDWENVQKRFENARSNANGLLVLS; this is encoded by the coding sequence ATGGCTATTTACACCCTTCCGGACCTGGGTTACGACTACGGAGCACTGGAGCCCGCGATCAGCGGTCGGATCATGGAGCTGCACCACTCCAAGCACCACCAGGCATATGTGACGGGAGCCAATACGGCCCTCGAGCAGCTTGCCGAGGCCCGCGACGCCGGAAACCTCGCCAACGTGAATAAGCTTCAGAAGGACCTCGCGTTTAACCTCGGTGGCCACATCAACCACTCGATCTTCTGGACCAATATGTCGGCCGAGGGTGGGGATAAGCCCACCGGTGAGCTCGCCGCCGCGATTGATAACTTCTTCGGTTCATTCGAGAAGTTCCAGGCCCACTTCACCGCCGCCGCACTCGGCGTGCAGGGCTCGGGATGGTCGGTTCTGGCCTGGGACGCCGTGGGCCAGCAGCTCATCGTCCAGCAGTTCTTTGACCAGCAGTCAAACTTCCCCGCCGGCATCATTCCCGTGCTGATGCTTGACGTGTGGGAGCACGCGTATTACCTGGACTACCAGAACGTGCGCGCCGACTACGTGAAGGCCTTCTGGAACATCGTGGACTGGGAAAACGTGCAGAAGCGTTTCGAGAACGCACGGTCTAACGCGAATGGCCTCCTGGTACTCTCGTAA
- a CDS encoding glucose-6-phosphate dehydrogenase assembly protein OpcA produces the protein MIVELPDTTVSAVSKRLVTLREDGGAVALGRVLTLVIVSEHGQEEEAIAAANEASREHPMRVIVVSNEPANAVSGEARLDAQIRVGGDAGASEVIILSVYGDAARSQESLITGLLLPDAPVVAWWPGVAPAGVAQTALGRMAQRRITDASVCEDPTAALELLSQNYSPGDTDFAWTRLTLWRAQLAAVLDQPPYEPVTAVVVAGASDSPSTTLLAAWLRRQLDAPVTQEHTPRGSGETGIHSVRLVRPSGDVEIARPFTSISATLTLPNQPQHEIAMPRRSLRDCLAEELRRLDPDALYGDVITVGLPALLAETA, from the coding sequence GTGATTGTCGAACTGCCCGATACCACCGTCAGTGCGGTATCCAAGCGTCTGGTGACCCTGCGCGAGGACGGCGGAGCCGTGGCCCTGGGCCGCGTCCTGACCCTCGTGATTGTCTCCGAGCACGGCCAGGAGGAGGAGGCCATTGCGGCCGCCAACGAGGCCTCCCGCGAGCACCCCATGCGGGTCATCGTGGTCTCCAATGAGCCGGCAAACGCCGTCTCGGGCGAGGCGCGACTGGACGCCCAGATTCGTGTGGGCGGCGACGCCGGCGCGAGCGAGGTCATCATCCTGAGCGTTTATGGCGATGCCGCACGCAGCCAGGAGTCGCTGATCACCGGGCTCCTGCTGCCCGATGCTCCCGTCGTGGCCTGGTGGCCCGGTGTGGCACCCGCGGGTGTCGCCCAGACCGCCCTGGGCCGGATGGCTCAGCGCCGGATCACGGATGCCTCGGTATGCGAGGATCCCACGGCCGCGCTGGAGCTGCTCTCGCAGAACTATTCTCCGGGCGATACCGATTTCGCCTGGACCCGTCTCACGCTGTGGCGCGCTCAGCTCGCCGCGGTGCTGGATCAGCCGCCGTATGAGCCCGTGACCGCCGTGGTGGTAGCCGGCGCCTCGGACTCGCCGTCCACCACGCTGCTCGCGGCGTGGCTGCGTCGTCAGCTGGATGCCCCGGTCACCCAGGAGCACACGCCGCGCGGTTCCGGGGAGACCGGAATCCACAGCGTCCGCCTGGTTCGCCCGAGTGGCGATGTGGAGATTGCCCGCCCGTTCACCAGTATCTCGGCCACCCTCACGCTCCCCAACCAGCCGCAGCATGAAATTGCGATGCCGCGCCGGAGCCTGCGTGACTGCCTGGCCGAGGAACTGCGTCGGCTCGACCCCGACGCACTCTACGGAGACGTCATCACCGTGGGCCTGCCCGCGCTGCTGGCCGAAACCGCGTAA
- the pgl gene encoding 6-phosphogluconolactonase, with protein MTNERRVLIHKDSEALTAALAARFLTKTLDLLDEFDRVNIVLEGGRVGIAVLESINASPARDSLDWSRVHFWWGDERYVAADSDDRSDLKARAALLDHVQIPAENIHAMPSTDSGLTLDEAAQAYSAELNRFADSDATVPRFDITFLGVGPDGHTASLFPGFAEVQDKDHSVLPVRNSPKPPSDRITLTRSALNSSQRVWVELAGAEKATSLGLALAGASYADVPIAGIKGRRRTVFFIDQAAAAEVPENLITQSY; from the coding sequence ATGACCAACGAACGCCGCGTCCTTATCCATAAGGACAGCGAGGCGCTCACGGCTGCACTTGCCGCGCGCTTCCTCACCAAAACGCTGGACTTGCTTGATGAATTTGATCGGGTAAATATTGTCCTTGAGGGCGGTCGGGTGGGAATTGCGGTTCTCGAGTCGATCAACGCCTCCCCCGCCCGCGATAGTCTCGACTGGTCGCGTGTGCACTTCTGGTGGGGCGATGAGCGTTATGTGGCCGCGGACAGCGATGACCGCAGCGATCTGAAGGCCCGCGCGGCCCTGCTTGATCACGTGCAGATCCCCGCGGAAAATATCCATGCGATGCCCTCGACCGATTCCGGCCTCACGCTGGATGAGGCCGCCCAGGCCTATTCCGCGGAGCTGAACCGTTTTGCCGATAGCGATGCCACCGTGCCGCGCTTCGACATCACGTTCCTCGGTGTGGGCCCGGACGGCCACACGGCCTCGCTGTTCCCCGGCTTTGCCGAGGTACAGGATAAGGATCACTCGGTGCTTCCGGTGCGCAATTCGCCGAAGCCGCCCTCCGATCGCATCACGCTGACCCGCTCCGCGCTGAATAGCTCGCAGCGGGTCTGGGTGGAGCTCGCCGGCGCCGAGAAGGCCACGTCGCTGGGGCTCGCCCTCGCGGGCGCCTCCTATGCGGATGTGCCGATTGCCGGCATTAAGGGTCGTCGCCGCACGGTGTTTTTCATCGACCAGGCGGCCGCTGCCGAGGTTCCCGAGAACCTCATCACGCAGAGCTACTAG
- a CDS encoding phosphoglycerate kinase has translation MTLRTLDTLGDLAGKRVIVRADLNVPLKDGEITDDGRIRASLPTINALLSQGARVILISHLGRPKGAPEAQYSLAPVAVRLAELLGREVDFATDTVGDSAHEVVDQLTDGSVALLENLRFNAGETAKEESERRGFAGELAGLGDALVSDGFGVVHRKQASVYELAELLPSAAGLLIAAELTVLDRLTETPERPYAVVLGGSKVSDKLGVIGHLLPKVDRLLIGGGMLFTFLAAQGYKVGASLLEADQIETVRGYLAEATRLGVDIVLPTDVVVAAAFAPDAAHEVRPVESIEDATFGASGLGLDIGPDTAANFARIIASSKTVFWNGPMGVFEFDAFAGGTRAVAQSLTEVDGLSVVGGGDSAAAVRALGFSDDQFGHISTGGGASLEFLEGKRLPGLEVLGW, from the coding sequence ATGACGCTCCGTACTCTTGACACCCTGGGTGATCTCGCTGGAAAGCGTGTCATCGTCCGCGCCGATCTTAACGTCCCCCTAAAGGACGGCGAGATCACCGACGATGGCCGCATCCGCGCCTCACTGCCCACCATCAACGCGCTCCTCTCGCAGGGTGCGCGCGTGATCCTGATCTCCCACCTGGGCCGCCCCAAGGGCGCCCCGGAGGCCCAGTACTCCCTCGCCCCCGTGGCCGTTCGGCTTGCCGAACTGCTGGGGCGCGAGGTGGACTTCGCCACCGATACCGTGGGTGATAGCGCCCATGAGGTTGTGGATCAGCTCACCGATGGATCCGTGGCACTGCTGGAAAACCTCCGCTTCAACGCGGGGGAGACCGCCAAGGAAGAGTCCGAGCGTCGTGGCTTCGCGGGCGAACTCGCCGGCCTGGGAGACGCCCTTGTCTCCGATGGTTTTGGCGTTGTTCACCGCAAGCAGGCGAGCGTTTATGAGCTCGCCGAATTGCTCCCGAGCGCCGCGGGCCTGCTGATTGCCGCGGAACTCACGGTCCTCGACCGCCTGACCGAGACCCCCGAGCGCCCCTATGCGGTGGTTCTGGGTGGCTCGAAGGTCTCCGATAAGCTCGGCGTGATTGGGCACCTGCTGCCCAAGGTGGATCGCCTGCTGATCGGCGGCGGAATGCTCTTTACCTTCCTCGCCGCCCAGGGCTATAAGGTGGGCGCGAGCCTGCTGGAGGCCGACCAGATCGAGACCGTGCGCGGTTATCTGGCCGAGGCCACGCGCCTGGGCGTGGATATCGTCCTGCCCACCGATGTGGTGGTGGCCGCGGCCTTTGCGCCCGATGCCGCACACGAGGTGCGCCCCGTGGAATCCATCGAGGACGCCACGTTTGGCGCCTCGGGCCTGGGCCTGGATATCGGTCCCGATACCGCCGCCAATTTTGCCCGCATCATCGCGTCCTCCAAGACCGTATTCTGGAACGGCCCGATGGGCGTCTTCGAATTTGATGCCTTCGCCGGCGGCACGCGTGCCGTGGCCCAGTCTCTCACCGAGGTTGACGGCCTGAGCGTGGTGGGCGGGGGAGACTCCGCCGCCGCCGTGCGCGCGCTAGGCTTTAGCGACGATCAGTTCGGACACATTTCTACCGGTGGTGGCGCGAGCCTCGAATTCCTCGAGGGAAAGCGCCTGCCGGGCCTGGAGGTTTTGGGATGGTAA
- the whiA gene encoding DNA-binding protein WhiA, translating to MALTDEVKKELTSVVSTKTTVRAAELTSILRFSGGLHLINQRLAIEAEVDTPELVRRVRKDLAELYGIRSEAGRIAPSGSRRAEYFLVRVLDGETLARQTGLMDQRRRPIRGLPNKLTTGGREELAGIWRGAFLARGTLTDPGRSAALEITCPTNESAMALVGAAGRLGIPAKAREVRGIHRVVIRDGEAIGAMLVQMGAAGTVAEWEALRQRREVRATANRLVNFDDANLRRSAQAAVAACARVERAMEILGEDIPDHLKYAGQLRLAHREASLDELGHQAEPPMTKDAIAGRIRRLLAMADKRAQEKGIPGTDANLPGDLDEV from the coding sequence GTGGCATTGACCGACGAGGTCAAAAAAGAACTCACCTCGGTTGTCTCGACCAAGACGACCGTGCGCGCAGCGGAGCTCACCAGCATCCTGCGCTTTAGTGGTGGACTTCACCTGATTAACCAGCGACTGGCCATTGAGGCCGAGGTCGATACCCCCGAATTAGTACGTCGCGTACGCAAGGACCTGGCGGAGCTGTACGGCATCCGCAGCGAGGCCGGACGGATTGCCCCCTCGGGCTCCCGCCGCGCCGAGTATTTCCTCGTCCGGGTCCTGGATGGCGAGACCCTCGCCCGCCAGACCGGGCTCATGGATCAGCGTCGTCGCCCCATCCGCGGCCTGCCGAATAAGCTCACCACCGGAGGCCGCGAGGAACTCGCCGGCATCTGGCGTGGGGCCTTCCTGGCCCGGGGAACGCTCACCGATCCGGGTCGCAGTGCGGCCCTCGAAATCACCTGCCCCACCAATGAGTCGGCCATGGCCCTCGTGGGTGCCGCCGGCCGCCTGGGTATCCCCGCCAAGGCGCGCGAGGTGCGGGGCATTCACCGCGTGGTCATCCGTGACGGCGAGGCCATCGGCGCGATGCTTGTGCAGATGGGTGCCGCGGGAACCGTGGCCGAGTGGGAGGCACTGCGTCAGCGCCGCGAGGTGCGCGCCACAGCCAACCGCCTGGTGAACTTCGACGATGCAAACCTCCGCCGCTCGGCCCAGGCCGCCGTTGCGGCTTGCGCCCGCGTGGAGCGCGCCATGGAGATCCTCGGCGAGGACATCCCCGATCACCTCAAATATGCGGGCCAGCTGCGTCTGGCACACCGCGAGGCGAGCCTCGATGAGCTGGGCCACCAGGCCGAGCCGCCGATGACAAAGGACGCAATCGCCGGTCGCATCCGTCGCCTGCTGGCGATGGCCGATAAGCGCGCGCAGGAAAAGGGCATTCCCGGTACGGATGCCAACCTGCCCGGAGACCTCGACGAGGTTTAA
- a CDS encoding ABC transporter ATP-binding protein/permease, producing MTGPSRPLLRVSGLQKYYGSGPERVFALRSVNLSVGVGEFIAIMGPSGAGKSTLLNLLGLLDTASGGTYEFDGTDVSGLRESEQNLLRAHVIGFVFQQSHVLLADSAADNAALGLRVQGVRRREREERVTRALDLLDLLPRSEELGKNLSGGERQRVAIARAVATRPRLILADEPTGALDSANSARIMSYLRGLNRGGVSVILITHDREVAAAADRTVHLVDGVLGDGSAGRKPDSALPAERAEVPSRPGVQRGGGWPRRALDEIAQALSIHTGKPGRSLLLLLAFLLGTGGLVASMGLNESAAAQVSERITRAGLDEVVVSGKDPTLAESADTAARIRALEGVSGVGYRAIIATADARVSLLPPDSVPGAARFTGRIQLADPDYVRLQAPSIVPNGASTLLENDWGGNIALLGRDAARDLGIHSAGPGKQIWVGGIALDVVGIISDPGRDELLANTILLSPGLRDRLPVSEPELLVRTQPGFPAAVAEAIPLAVSPGDPAAVRVSTVADLRNLGRGVSTDLGTLMGIIAGVLLALASLSAATAMYLSVQARAAEIALRRAIGASRASIWRMFTLEGLTIGLGGGIAGSAVGMMGVLIACAAQGWTPTLAPSAVGVGIGAGAITGILASAYPALVAARAHPADAIRG from the coding sequence GTGACCGGCCCTTCGCGGCCCCTCCTGCGGGTGAGCGGCCTCCAAAAATACTACGGTTCCGGCCCGGAACGGGTTTTTGCGTTGCGCTCGGTGAATCTCAGCGTGGGCGTGGGGGAGTTTATTGCCATCATGGGCCCCTCGGGCGCCGGCAAATCCACCCTCCTGAATCTTCTGGGGTTGCTTGATACCGCAAGTGGCGGGACCTATGAATTTGACGGTACGGACGTATCGGGCCTGCGCGAGTCGGAGCAAAACCTCCTGCGTGCCCACGTCATCGGGTTTGTCTTCCAACAGTCGCACGTGCTCCTCGCCGATTCCGCCGCCGATAATGCCGCGCTGGGCCTGCGCGTGCAGGGCGTGCGTAGGCGCGAGCGCGAGGAGCGGGTCACCCGGGCGTTGGACCTGCTGGACCTCCTCCCGCGATCCGAGGAACTGGGAAAAAATCTCTCGGGCGGCGAGCGGCAGCGGGTGGCTATCGCCCGGGCGGTGGCCACACGACCGAGGCTGATCCTCGCGGATGAACCCACCGGGGCGCTGGACAGCGCCAACTCGGCCCGTATCATGAGCTATCTGCGCGGGCTGAACCGCGGCGGGGTTAGCGTGATCCTGATCACCCATGACCGCGAGGTTGCGGCCGCGGCCGACCGCACCGTGCACCTCGTTGACGGCGTCCTGGGCGACGGCAGCGCGGGGCGGAAACCCGATAGCGCCCTCCCCGCCGAGAGGGCAGAGGTCCCGTCCAGGCCCGGCGTCCAGCGCGGCGGGGGCTGGCCGCGCCGCGCGCTCGACGAGATCGCGCAGGCACTCTCGATACACACCGGAAAACCCGGGCGTTCGCTCCTGCTTCTCCTCGCCTTTCTCCTGGGAACCGGCGGACTGGTGGCCTCGATGGGGCTGAACGAGAGTGCCGCCGCCCAGGTCAGCGAACGCATTACCCGGGCGGGGCTCGATGAGGTTGTGGTATCGGGGAAGGACCCCACCCTCGCAGAATCCGCCGATACCGCCGCACGGATCCGCGCCCTGGAGGGCGTGAGCGGTGTGGGATATCGTGCCATAATCGCCACCGCCGATGCGCGCGTCTCCCTGCTGCCGCCGGACTCCGTTCCGGGAGCGGCACGCTTTACCGGCCGCATTCAGCTGGCCGATCCCGATTATGTCCGGCTACAGGCGCCCAGCATCGTACCGAACGGCGCATCGACCCTATTAGAAAATGACTGGGGAGGAAATATCGCACTCCTGGGCCGGGACGCCGCCCGAGACCTCGGCATTCACTCTGCCGGACCCGGCAAACAGATCTGGGTGGGCGGAATCGCACTGGATGTGGTGGGCATCATCTCCGATCCGGGCCGGGACGAGCTGCTGGCCAATACCATCCTGCTGTCCCCGGGCCTGCGCGATCGACTTCCCGTGAGCGAACCCGAACTGTTGGTGCGCACCCAACCCGGGTTCCCGGCGGCCGTGGCCGAGGCCATCCCACTCGCGGTTTCCCCGGGGGATCCCGCCGCGGTCAGGGTATCCACGGTGGCCGATCTCCGCAACCTCGGCCGCGGGGTATCCACCGACCTGGGCACGCTGATGGGAATAATCGCGGGGGTTCTTTTGGCATTGGCCTCGCTCAGCGCGGCCACCGCAATGTATCTTTCCGTGCAGGCACGTGCCGCGGAGATCGCGCTGCGACGCGCGATCGGGGCGAGTCGCGCGTCGATCTGGCGAATGTTCACCCTGGAGGGGCTCACGATTGGGCTCGGGGGCGGCATCGCGGGAAGCGCGGTGGGCATGATGGGGGTGTTGATCGCATGTGCCGCGCAGGGCTGGACCCCCACCCTCGCGCCGAGCGCCGTGGGGGTTGGCATCGGCGCGGGGGCGATCACCGGGATCCTGGCCTCGGCCTATCCGGCGCTGGTGGCGGCGCGTGCGCATCCAGCCGATGCGATCCGTGGATAG
- the rapZ gene encoding RNase adapter RapZ — protein MSTEIDDVPQQEVLIVTGMSGAGRSTVANALEDLDWYVVDNLPPQMLRPLVDLAERAEGALPKIAVIVDVRGRDFFGDLQAMIQSLREGTKLRVIFLDASDAVLVRRFEAVRRPHPLQGGGTTLDGIATERARLATIRESSDIVIDTTDLNVHQLSTKIRDYFAAEGTPGVQLSVMSFGFKYGLPPDADMVADARFIPNPFWIPELRPFTGQDSAVSEYVFSQPGVEEFVASYLNVLGPVLAGYQRENKRHAMLAIGCTGGKHRSVAIATKIAAALAEFPGVAVSLSHRDLGRE, from the coding sequence ATGAGTACCGAAATCGACGACGTTCCGCAGCAGGAGGTTCTGATTGTCACCGGCATGTCCGGCGCCGGTCGCTCCACCGTTGCCAACGCGCTGGAGGACCTCGACTGGTATGTGGTGGATAACCTCCCCCCGCAGATGCTGCGTCCCCTGGTGGACCTCGCCGAGCGTGCCGAGGGAGCACTGCCCAAGATCGCCGTGATCGTGGACGTGCGCGGCCGCGATTTTTTTGGTGACCTTCAGGCCATGATCCAGAGCCTGCGCGAGGGCACCAAGCTGCGGGTGATCTTCCTCGATGCCTCCGATGCGGTGCTGGTGCGCCGCTTCGAGGCCGTGCGCCGGCCGCACCCGTTGCAGGGCGGCGGAACCACGCTGGATGGCATCGCCACCGAGCGTGCACGTTTGGCCACGATTCGCGAATCCAGCGATATCGTGATCGATACCACCGACCTGAATGTGCACCAGCTCTCCACCAAAATTCGCGATTATTTCGCCGCCGAGGGCACCCCCGGGGTGCAGCTCTCGGTGATGAGTTTTGGTTTCAAATATGGATTACCGCCCGACGCCGATATGGTTGCAGATGCACGTTTCATTCCGAACCCCTTCTGGATTCCAGAATTGCGCCCGTTCACCGGGCAAGATTCGGCGGTCAGTGAATACGTGTTCTCCCAGCCGGGCGTCGAGGAATTCGTCGCCAGCTACCTAAACGTGTTGGGGCCGGTACTCGCCGGCTACCAGCGTGAAAACAAGCGGCACGCCATGCTTGCAATCGGGTGCACGGGCGGTAAACACCGTTCCGTCGCGATTGCAACCAAGATTGCCGCCGCCCTGGCGGAGTTCCCGGGTGTTGCGGTGAGCCTTTCTCACCGAGACCTGGGGCGCGAATAG